TTCCCGACGGCACGACCTTCGAGGGCAGGCTCTACACCGTCTCCCTCCCCCACCGGAAGGTCCTGCGAGTGCGCTGTGGTCTGGAGAGCCGCCTCTACCATGCGCTACGGGACGGACAGCTCGCTCGCTACTGGCAGCACGCTCGCAAGGTGCACGGGCGGCTTTCCGGCGAGCGGGGCCGCTGGGCCTCCGACGACGGCGTGATCTCCGTGGGCCCCGGAGGGACGATCATGACGATCGACGTCGCCGCCTGAAGCCACGAGCTCCTCAGCCACCGAAGAGCGTGCGCCACTCCTCCAGGGACCGGGGGCGGAAGACGACGTTGTCCCGGCGCACGTTCGACAACGACGCCGAGGGCTCGGCCGAGTACCAGTGCCCCGGATAGACCACCGGGTCGCCCGGCAGGTTCGCCAACCAGCGCAGGCTGCGGTACATCGCGTCGACGTCCCCGCCCGGCAGGTCGGTACGGCCGCAGCCGTCGAGAAACAGCGTGTCACCCGCCACGAGCGCGCCGTCGAGCAGGAAGCACTGGCTGCCCGGCGTGTGTCCCGGCGTGTGCAGCAGGCGGATGGAGATGGAACCCACGTCGAGGCGGTCGTCGTGGTCGTGGGCGACGAGGTCGGTCTTCGACACGCCCGTGGTGCGGCGTACCCACTCCAGTTCGGCGGAGGCGACGTGGATCGGCACCTGGACCCGTCCCAGCAGCTCGGCCACGCCCGGCAGGGAGAAGCCGAGGAGATCACCGCCGACGTGGTCGGGGTGGTGGTGTGTCGCGAGCACGCCCACGAACCGCATGTCGTCGTCCGAGAGCACGCCGAGCAGGTCGTCGATCGCGTAGGCGGGGTCCACCACCACGGCCTCGCGGGTCTCGCGGTCACCGATCAGGTAGGTGAAGTTGCGCATCTGGGTGGCCACGGGGTCGCCGACGGCGAAGTCCCGCCCGGACAGCAGTTGCCGGAAGTACAAGCGCTCGGACATGCGTCCGCATCGTAGTCCCCGGCCGTACGGCAACTGCGGACACGCGTGCATGAGGTGAGGACACGCGTGCACAAGCTGCGGACACGGCTGCGGCAGGATAGCCCGCATGGACGGGACAGTGGTGGTACTGGGTGGGCGCAGCGAGATCGGGACGGCCGTGGCCACGCGGTTGGCTCGGCTGGGCGCGCGCTCGTTCGTGCTCGCCGCCCGGCGCAGCACGGATCTCGACGCCGAGGAAGCCGCGTTGCGGGACGCGGGGGCCGAGGCGGTGACGCGCATGGAGTTCGACGCCGACGATCTCGCCTCGCACGGACAGCTCCTGGGCGACATCGTCGCCGAGCACGGCCCCATCTCCGTGGTGGTGACGGCGTTCGGCGTGCTGGGGGACCAGGCTCGGGCCGAACGCGACGCCGCCCACGCCGTGTCCATCGTGCACACCGACTACACCGCGCACGTCAGCGTGCTGACCCACGCCGCGAACCTGCTTCGCGCACAAGGACACGGAACGCTCGTGGTGTTCTCCTCGGTGGCGGGCGTGCGCGTGCGCCGCGCCAACTACGTCTACGGCTCCGCGAAGGCGGGGCTCGACGGCTTCGCCTCCGGGCTCGCCGACGCCCTGCACGGCAGTGGGGTGCGGCTACTGCTGGTGCGACCCGGTTTCGTCGTCGGCCGGATGACCCGTGGGATGAAGCCCGCGCCGTTCTCCAGCACTCCCGAGCAGGTCGCCGACGCCACCATGGCGGCGCTGCGCTCGGGCCGCCACACCGTGTGGGTGCCCGCCGTGCTGCGGCCGGTGTTCGCGTTGATGCGGCTGCTGCCCCGCCCGATCTGGCGGCGACTTCCCCGCTGAGCGGTTACCACCCGCGCGGTTACCACCCGCGATCCGGGCACGCCGAACTCGCTCCCCGTCACTCGCGGGGCGCGAGCAGTTCGTTCTCGTGCCGGCGTGGGCTCTGCGGCACCGTTCCGGACGGTCTGCCAACCCGCATGAGCAGCTGCGGGTGTCCGCCCAGCGACAACCGCTCGCCGAAACGTCGCCGTGCCTTCGTCAGGTGCAGCGGGTGCGTCTGTACGGCCGCCACGAAACCGCGCTCCACGGCGGCGAGCCACACCCGCTGCATGGCCATGCCGGTACGCACGTGTGCCTCCCTGCCGTCGTCGGCGGTGGCGAACACCAGCACGGTCTCCTCGGCGATCCGATCGGCCAGCACCTGGCGGTGGGGCAACGTGGTCTGGGGGCGCACCAGCCCCGCCCACGGCAGGGAGGACGACGGGGACGCGCTGCCCGCGATGCCGACGCCGTGCACGCGGGAGCGTTCGTCCCGGATCGTCCAGATCGCCAACTCCCGCTGGTAACCGCGGTCCTGTTTCAACACGATTCCGGCGT
The window above is part of the Saccharomonospora glauca K62 genome. Proteins encoded here:
- a CDS encoding MBL fold metallo-hydrolase; translated protein: MSERLYFRQLLSGRDFAVGDPVATQMRNFTYLIGDRETREAVVVDPAYAIDDLLGVLSDDDMRFVGVLATHHHPDHVGGDLLGFSLPGVAELLGRVQVPIHVASAELEWVRRTTGVSKTDLVAHDHDDRLDVGSISIRLLHTPGHTPGSQCFLLDGALVAGDTLFLDGCGRTDLPGGDVDAMYRSLRWLANLPGDPVVYPGHWYSAEPSASLSNVRRDNVVFRPRSLEEWRTLFGG
- a CDS encoding SDR family NAD(P)-dependent oxidoreductase is translated as MDGTVVVLGGRSEIGTAVATRLARLGARSFVLAARRSTDLDAEEAALRDAGAEAVTRMEFDADDLASHGQLLGDIVAEHGPISVVVTAFGVLGDQARAERDAAHAVSIVHTDYTAHVSVLTHAANLLRAQGHGTLVVFSSVAGVRVRRANYVYGSAKAGLDGFASGLADALHGSGVRLLLVRPGFVVGRMTRGMKPAPFSSTPEQVADATMAALRSGRHTVWVPAVLRPVFALMRLLPRPIWRRLPR